Proteins from one Dysgonomonas sp. HDW5A genomic window:
- the era gene encoding GTPase Era, with the protein MHKSGFVNIVGNPNVGKSTLMNELVGEKISIITSKAQTTRHRILGIVNTEEYQIVYSDTPGVLRPNYKLQESMRNFSESALGDADVLLYVTDVVEKTSKNEDFLQKVQKVEAPVLLLINKIDQTNQDDLVKLVEEWKELLPKAEIYPISALNKFNIDFVKRRIIDLIPESPPYFEKDALTDRPARFFVTEIVREKILLYYQKEVPYSVEVVVEEFKEERDIINIRILIIVERDSQKGIIIGHKGAALKKVGAMARQDMERFFEKKIFLQMFVKVEKDWRSRDNILRTFGYRLD; encoded by the coding sequence ATGCATAAATCAGGTTTTGTAAATATTGTAGGAAATCCTAATGTTGGAAAATCAACATTGATGAATGAACTGGTTGGCGAGAAAATATCGATTATCACGTCAAAAGCTCAAACTACACGTCATCGTATTTTAGGAATAGTAAATACTGAAGAATATCAAATTGTATATTCAGATACTCCCGGTGTACTGCGTCCTAACTATAAGTTACAGGAATCAATGCGTAACTTTTCGGAATCGGCATTGGGTGATGCCGATGTACTACTCTATGTGACTGATGTGGTAGAGAAGACTTCGAAGAATGAAGATTTCTTGCAGAAGGTACAAAAAGTCGAAGCTCCTGTATTACTTTTGATAAACAAAATCGATCAAACCAATCAGGATGATTTGGTTAAATTAGTGGAGGAATGGAAAGAATTACTACCCAAAGCCGAAATATATCCTATATCTGCACTCAATAAGTTTAATATCGACTTTGTAAAACGTCGTATTATCGATTTAATACCTGAGTCGCCTCCTTATTTTGAAAAAGATGCCTTGACGGATCGTCCCGCCCGTTTCTTTGTAACTGAGATTGTGAGAGAGAAAATACTGCTTTATTACCAAAAGGAAGTTCCTTATTCGGTAGAGGTTGTTGTTGAGGAATTTAAAGAAGAAAGAGACATTATCAATATACGCATTCTTATTATTGTAGAACGCGATTCGCAAAAAGGAATAATAATCGGTCATAAAGGTGCTGCTTTGAAAAAGGTTGGTGCAATGGCTCGCCAGGATATGGAACGTTTTTTTGAGAAAAAAATATTTCTACAAATGTTTGTGAAAGTAGAAAAAGATTGGAGAAGTCGTGATAATATCTTGAGAACATTTGGATATCGTTTAGATTGA
- a CDS encoding beta-ketoacyl-ACP synthase III produces the protein MIQAAITGIGAYVPEDVITNEDLEKLVDTNDEWIMSRVGIKERHVLKGEGQGTSVMGIRAVQELLDKTNTSPDDIDVLIFATTTPDYQFPSTSALVAHGCGIKNSLAFDLQAACSGFLFGLETGSNYIKSGRYKKVIVVAGDKMTAITNYKDRTTCPLFGDAVGAVMLEPTTEDYGIKDTILHTDGFGAPHLHLCGGGSAFPASAETIEKGMHYVYQEGQVVFKHAVSRMADVSAEIMERNQLTKDDVNWFVPHQANLRIIDAAANRMGLSKDKVMVNIERYGNTSAGTIPICLWEWESKLKKGDNIILAAFGAGFTWGSVYLKWAYDGK, from the coding sequence ATGATTCAAGCAGCGATAACAGGCATCGGAGCTTATGTTCCCGAAGATGTCATCACTAATGAGGATCTTGAAAAACTCGTGGATACGAATGATGAGTGGATCATGAGCCGCGTAGGGATCAAGGAACGTCATGTCCTTAAAGGTGAAGGTCAAGGTACATCTGTTATGGGTATACGTGCCGTACAGGAGTTGTTAGATAAAACTAATACAAGCCCTGATGATATTGATGTCCTTATTTTTGCCACTACAACCCCCGATTATCAGTTTCCTTCTACATCTGCTTTAGTTGCACATGGTTGTGGAATTAAAAATTCTTTGGCTTTCGATTTGCAGGCAGCTTGTTCAGGTTTCTTATTCGGTTTAGAAACCGGATCGAATTATATAAAATCAGGAAGATATAAGAAAGTTATAGTTGTAGCAGGTGATAAAATGACTGCAATAACCAACTATAAAGACAGAACTACTTGCCCTTTATTTGGAGATGCTGTAGGTGCTGTAATGTTAGAGCCAACTACCGAAGATTATGGTATTAAAGATACAATCTTACATACCGATGGCTTTGGTGCACCACACTTACACTTGTGTGGCGGTGGATCGGCATTTCCTGCATCAGCAGAAACCATAGAGAAAGGTATGCACTATGTATATCAGGAAGGTCAGGTTGTATTTAAGCATGCAGTGTCTCGTATGGCTGATGTTTCGGCTGAGATCATGGAGCGTAATCAATTGACCAAGGATGATGTGAACTGGTTTGTTCCTCATCAAGCTAACCTGAGAATTATAGATGCTGCCGCTAATCGTATGGGCTTGTCTAAAGATAAAGTGATGGTAAATATCGAAAGATATGGTAATACAAGTGCCGGAACAATTCCAATTTGTTTATGGGAATGGGAAAGCAAACTTAAAAAAGGAGATAATATTATTCTTGCCGCGTTTGGTGCCGGATTTACATGGGGTTCTGTGTATTTGAAGTGGGCTTACGACGGAAAATGA
- the rpmF gene encoding 50S ribosomal protein L32 gives MAHPKHRQSKSRSAKRRTHDKALTPTLAVCPNCGTWHVYHTVCGDCGYYRGKLAIEKEVAL, from the coding sequence ATGGCACATCCAAAGCATAGACAGTCAAAGTCTAGATCAGCGAAAAGAAGAACTCATGATAAAGCTTTAACTCCAACATTAGCTGTATGCCCTAATTGCGGAACATGGCACGTTTATCACACAGTATGTGGTGATTGCGGTTATTACAGAGGAAAATTAGCAATTGAAAAAGAGGTAGCTCTTTAA
- a CDS encoding DUF177 domain-containing protein, protein MGKFSLYNIPLRNLADGLHKFEYVLDDQYFKAIGDADSDIRRGKVNVEVIVKCVSSTFEFSFTQNGEVHVPCDRCLDDILIETNSTNRLVVKFGHEYSEESDEIVIIPEEEGEINIAWFLYEFVMLSLPMKHVHAPGKCNKMMSSKLNKHKVAAADSDDSLDIVDDDDFDDSVEEEAGEVTDPRWDGLKGLVEE, encoded by the coding sequence GTGGGAAAATTTAGTCTCTATAATATTCCGTTAAGGAATCTGGCAGATGGTCTACATAAGTTCGAGTATGTTTTGGATGATCAATATTTCAAAGCAATTGGCGATGCCGATTCGGATATTAGACGAGGCAAGGTTAATGTAGAAGTAATCGTGAAGTGTGTATCTTCGACATTCGAGTTTAGTTTTACTCAGAATGGTGAAGTGCATGTTCCTTGCGATCGTTGTTTAGATGATATTCTTATCGAAACCAATTCAACCAACCGCTTGGTGGTGAAGTTTGGTCATGAATATTCGGAAGAAAGCGACGAAATCGTAATCATACCCGAAGAAGAAGGTGAAATTAATATTGCATGGTTTTTATATGAATTTGTAATGTTGAGCCTTCCAATGAAGCATGTACATGCACCGGGTAAGTGTAATAAAATGATGTCTTCGAAGCTGAATAAACATAAAGTTGCAGCTGCTGATTCGGATGATAGTTTGGATATAGTAGATGATGACGATTTTGACGATTCGGTTGAAGAAGAAGCTGGTGAGGTAACCGATCCACGATGGGATGGATTGAAAGGACTTGTTGAGGAATAA
- a CDS encoding DUF4294 domain-containing protein, which produces MQKYICILFLSVLCISYTQAQSSKVIQYTFSVVKGDTIFNAYLPETVVFPPLRFKDEKERLEYTKLVRDVKITLPYAKQVAQNIIETYEFMETLPDKKAKQKHLEQTQKFIMDSYKPKMKKLTKNQGKILVKLIDRQTNSSAYDIIKSLTGGIKATVYNTFAGIFGNNLKTQYDPNGKDKMIERIVIEIEQGTL; this is translated from the coding sequence ATGCAAAAATATATATGCATATTATTCCTTTCTGTCCTATGTATATCGTATACACAGGCACAAAGCAGCAAAGTTATCCAATATACATTCTCGGTAGTGAAGGGTGACACTATATTTAATGCATACCTTCCGGAAACCGTTGTATTCCCCCCCCTTCGCTTCAAAGACGAAAAGGAAAGGCTCGAATACACTAAACTGGTGCGTGATGTAAAAATAACCTTGCCCTATGCCAAACAGGTAGCACAAAACATCATTGAGACTTACGAATTCATGGAAACTTTACCCGATAAAAAGGCAAAACAGAAACACCTTGAACAAACTCAAAAATTCATTATGGATTCCTACAAACCCAAGATGAAAAAGCTAACAAAAAATCAAGGTAAAATATTAGTAAAGTTGATCGACAGGCAAACAAACTCCTCGGCATATGATATTATCAAATCTCTCACAGGGGGTATAAAAGCCACCGTTTACAATACTTTTGCGGGTATTTTCGGCAACAACCTGAAAACTCAATACGACCCTAACGGCAAGGATAAGATGATAGAACGGATAGTGATAGAAATAGAACAGGGTACATTGTAA
- the udk gene encoding uridine kinase: MYIIGIAGGSGSGKTTLVDGILSRIPREEIAILPQDAYYKDNSDIPLEDRFKLNYDHPDSIEWELMYKDIELLKSGQTINCPTYSFLTCARLEETIPIAPKNILLVEGILIYTSQMIYDQLDMKIFLEVPADQRLTRIIQRDMDSRGRTALEVIDRYYKTVRPMHEEFIEPSRQQADMLVMGGGLNEKAAEFIAAAILEKLR; this comes from the coding sequence ATGTATATAATAGGCATTGCCGGAGGATCTGGTTCAGGAAAAACAACGTTAGTAGACGGTATACTAAGCCGAATTCCCCGCGAAGAAATTGCTATTTTACCACAGGATGCCTATTACAAAGACAACAGCGATATTCCACTCGAAGATCGGTTCAAACTCAACTACGATCATCCCGACTCCATAGAATGGGAGTTGATGTACAAAGATATCGAGCTTCTAAAATCAGGGCAAACCATCAACTGTCCTACTTATTCGTTCTTAACATGTGCTCGTTTGGAAGAAACAATTCCCATTGCACCAAAGAACATTTTATTAGTAGAAGGTATATTAATATATACATCACAAATGATCTATGATCAACTGGACATGAAAATATTTCTGGAAGTTCCGGCAGATCAGCGCTTGACCAGAATTATTCAAAGAGATATGGATTCACGTGGACGTACGGCACTGGAAGTTATCGACCGTTACTACAAAACAGTTCGTCCCATGCATGAAGAATTCATAGAACCATCGCGCCAACAGGCCGACATGCTTGTTATGGGAGGCGGATTAAACGAAAAAGCGGCTGAATTTATAGCAGCAGCAATTCTTGAAAAGCTAAGATAA